One Rhizobium acidisoli DNA window includes the following coding sequences:
- a CDS encoding cold-shock protein, with the protein MTTGTVKWFNSTKGFGFIQPDNGGADAFVHISAVERAGMREIVEGQKIGYDLERDMKSGKMSACNLQNA; encoded by the coding sequence ATGACCACTGGCACAGTAAAATGGTTCAATTCCACCAAGGGTTTCGGCTTCATTCAGCCTGACAACGGCGGCGCTGACGCCTTCGTTCACATCTCTGCCGTCGAGCGCGCCGGAATGCGTGAAATCGTCGAAGGCCAGAAGATCGGCTACGACCTCGAGCGCGACATGAAGTCGGGCAAGATGTCGGCCTGCAATCTGCAGAACGCCTAA
- a CDS encoding cytochrome c biogenesis CcdA family protein, whose product MLLALLAGILSILSPCVLPLIPVVLTGAVAEHRLAPLALAAGVALSFTAIGLLVATIGFSIGLDMTVFRTGAALLLILVGAVLLVPRLQVGFATAAGPVSNWTQNRFSGLSTSGISGQFGVGLLLGAVWTPCVGPTLGAASIMAARGENLGMVTLTMLAFGIGTALPLLLLSMLSREALLRWRGRMITTASGLKIALGVLLVLAGAMTLTGLDRTVQTVLLDALPSWMLALTTAI is encoded by the coding sequence ATGCTGCTCGCCCTGCTCGCCGGTATCCTGTCGATCCTGTCGCCCTGTGTCCTACCGCTGATCCCCGTCGTGTTGACCGGCGCCGTGGCGGAGCATCGGCTTGCGCCGCTGGCGTTGGCAGCCGGCGTGGCGCTATCGTTCACGGCAATCGGCCTGTTGGTTGCCACCATCGGCTTCTCGATCGGCCTGGACATGACAGTCTTCCGCACCGGTGCGGCCTTGCTGCTGATCCTTGTCGGCGCGGTGCTGCTGGTGCCGCGTCTGCAGGTTGGTTTTGCCACCGCGGCAGGTCCAGTGAGCAACTGGACGCAAAACCGCTTCAGCGGCCTGTCGACGTCGGGCATCTCCGGACAGTTCGGTGTCGGCCTGCTCCTCGGCGCGGTATGGACGCCGTGTGTCGGCCCCACCCTGGGCGCTGCCTCCATCATGGCTGCCCGCGGCGAAAATCTTGGCATGGTCACATTGACCATGCTCGCTTTCGGCATCGGCACGGCCTTGCCATTGCTGTTGCTGTCGATGCTGTCGCGCGAAGCTTTGTTGCGCTGGCGCGGGCGCATGATTACCACAGCCAGCGGCCTCAAGATCGCGCTCGGAGTGCTGCTCGTTCTTGCCGGCGCCATGACGCTCACCGGCCTCGATCGCACGGTTCAAACAGTTCTGCTTGACGCTCTGCCGAGTTGGATGCTGGCCCTCACGACTGCCATCTGA
- a CDS encoding IS256 family transposase produces MTNDMMNVRSLVEKSADADLLREMIGFAAERLMELEVGSATGADFGEKNPMRLAQRNGYRDRDWETRAGTVELRIPKLRKGSYFPSFLEPRRMAEKALTAVIQEAYIQGISTRSVDDLVKAMGMSGISKSQVSRLCEEIDVKVKAFLDRPIEGEWPYVWVDATYLKVRRGGRIVSVAVIIAVGVNSDGRREVLGMEVGTSEAEPIWTEFLRRLTRRGLRGVKLVVSDAHEGLKAAVTKVLNATWQRCRVHFMRNVLAHAGKSGRRVVSAFIATAFAQETPEAASAQWRSVADQIRPKVPKLATILDDAEEDVLAYMTFPKEHRAKLHSTNPIERLNGEIKRRTEVVGIFPNDEAIVRLVGALLLEQNDEWAVQRARYMTLETMAQMSDDPQISLPAVAR; encoded by the coding sequence ATGACCAATGACATGATGAACGTGCGCTCCCTCGTTGAGAAGAGCGCGGATGCAGATTTATTGCGTGAGATGATTGGCTTTGCCGCCGAGCGGCTGATGGAGTTGGAAGTCGGCTCGGCCACGGGTGCTGACTTCGGTGAGAAGAACCCGATGCGGCTCGCTCAACGCAATGGCTACCGTGACCGCGATTGGGAGACGCGCGCCGGAACCGTCGAGCTTCGCATTCCGAAGCTGCGCAAGGGCAGCTACTTCCCGAGCTTTCTCGAACCGCGTCGGATGGCGGAAAAGGCCCTGACGGCGGTTATCCAGGAAGCGTATATTCAAGGGATATCAACACGCTCTGTCGACGACTTGGTCAAGGCCATGGGCATGTCTGGCATCTCCAAAAGCCAGGTGAGCCGTCTATGCGAAGAGATCGACGTCAAGGTCAAAGCGTTCCTCGACAGGCCAATTGAAGGCGAGTGGCCGTATGTATGGGTGGATGCGACCTACCTCAAAGTCCGGCGCGGCGGCCGCATCGTTTCCGTTGCTGTTATCATCGCCGTCGGCGTCAACAGCGATGGTCGACGCGAGGTCCTGGGAATGGAAGTCGGCACGTCGGAAGCCGAGCCGATCTGGACGGAATTCCTGCGCAGGCTGACACGTCGAGGATTACGTGGTGTGAAGCTTGTTGTCTCCGATGCGCATGAAGGGCTCAAGGCCGCCGTCACCAAGGTTCTCAACGCCACCTGGCAACGGTGCCGGGTTCACTTCATGAGGAACGTACTGGCGCATGCTGGAAAGAGTGGCAGGCGGGTCGTCTCGGCCTTCATCGCCACCGCCTTTGCCCAGGAGACGCCGGAGGCCGCCAGCGCTCAATGGCGCAGCGTCGCTGATCAGATCAGACCGAAAGTGCCGAAGCTCGCCACCATCCTGGACGACGCTGAAGAGGACGTGCTCGCCTACATGACCTTCCCGAAAGAGCACCGGGCGAAGCTTCACTCAACGAATCCAATCGAACGTCTCAACGGCGAAATCAAGCGACGAACGGAGGTCGTCGGCATCTTTCCCAACGACGAAGCCATCGTCCGTCTCGTCGGTGCACTGCTGCTCGAACAGAATGATGAATGGGCCGTCCAGCGCGCCAGGTACATGACGCTTGAGACCATGGCACAAATGAGCGATGATCCCCAAATCAGTCTGCCCGCTGTGGCACGCTGA
- the tnpA gene encoding IS66-like element accessory protein TnpA, producing MNDTPKLQVRLVGRDGRRRYDPASRDLLVAACLEPGVSVSRLAREYGVNANLVRKWIKKELEQHPSPSVSAFVPVQIAPAMRPGSGGDLLTKSVAAGKPCHASKVSALLPNGISLTVECDDESRLIAIIGALGHVQTGR from the coding sequence ATGAACGATACTCCTAAACTGCAGGTGCGGCTTGTTGGTCGCGATGGCCGCCGTCGATATGACCCTGCGTCTCGTGATCTGCTCGTTGCAGCGTGTTTAGAACCCGGCGTTTCGGTCTCTCGGCTAGCACGGGAATACGGTGTGAATGCCAATCTCGTTCGTAAGTGGATAAAGAAGGAACTGGAGCAGCATCCTTCGCCATCGGTCTCGGCTTTTGTTCCAGTTCAGATTGCTCCAGCTATGCGGCCGGGTTCTGGCGGCGATTTACTGACGAAGAGCGTGGCGGCGGGCAAGCCGTGTCATGCATCCAAGGTGAGCGCACTCCTACCCAACGGGATCAGCCTGACCGTCGAGTGCGACGATGAGAGTCGACTGATCGCAATCATAGGAGCGTTGGGTCATGTTCAGACTGGGCGCTGA
- a CDS encoding MerR family transcriptional regulator, giving the protein MNVHIRVFSIGALAKATGTSTPTIRYYEEIGLLPPANRTASGQRTYDEADIGRLTFIKQCRDFGFSIDQVRVLVDLSISTARACTETRDIAQAHLDEVRAKMLELRALEARLQGFVTRCNDACAGGPGSDCVIFKDMAAPQTKGCCG; this is encoded by the coding sequence ATGAACGTTCACATCCGCGTGTTCAGCATCGGCGCCTTGGCAAAGGCGACGGGCACCAGCACGCCGACCATCCGCTACTACGAGGAAATCGGTCTGCTGCCACCGGCAAACCGGACGGCAAGCGGACAGCGCACCTACGACGAAGCCGACATCGGCCGGCTGACCTTCATCAAGCAATGCCGTGACTTCGGCTTCAGCATCGACCAGGTTCGCGTGCTGGTCGATCTGTCGATCAGTACAGCGCGGGCCTGCACCGAGACGCGGGATATCGCACAGGCGCATCTTGATGAGGTCCGCGCCAAGATGCTTGAACTGCGGGCCTTGGAGGCTCGCCTGCAGGGTTTCGTCACGCGATGCAATGACGCCTGCGCCGGTGGACCGGGCAGCGACTGCGTGATTTTCAAGGACATGGCAGCGCCGCAGACCAAAGGCTGCTGCGGCTGA
- the csgH gene encoding curli-like amyloid fiber formation chaperone CsgH, translating into MRNNIKHPRRLMAILALVLLPVGAVAAVTTPNQSDEAQLCEIKATPGAGMVRLDALVRADKHVGGTYTFHVEKSGDGGSSTINQGGDFDSIAGHTAVLSSVSLDSKGTEYKATLDVVIGDKRFSCTKTGGN; encoded by the coding sequence ATGCGTAATAATATCAAACATCCACGCCGCCTGATGGCGATTCTCGCGCTAGTCCTGCTTCCCGTCGGCGCCGTTGCGGCCGTGACGACTCCCAACCAATCTGACGAGGCGCAGCTTTGCGAAATCAAAGCAACGCCTGGAGCAGGTATGGTGAGATTGGATGCGCTCGTCCGCGCCGACAAGCACGTTGGCGGTACTTACACCTTCCATGTCGAGAAATCAGGGGATGGCGGAAGCTCCACGATCAACCAGGGTGGCGACTTCGATTCCATAGCGGGACATACGGCTGTCCTCAGTTCCGTTTCGCTCGACTCCAAGGGAACCGAATACAAGGCGACACTGGATGTCGTGATCGGGGATAAGCGTTTCAGTTGCACGAAGACCGGCGGCAACTGA
- a CDS encoding curlin: MIRTSFIATALVALVGLTAAAPAMANDVSIEQYGWSNSAGGAQEGYANRIRTYQSGGYNRIVGRQYGRHNLSAVGQEGHDNYGATYQNGNRNVAGIGQFGSNHTTILTQDGNGNIAAGVQVGRGCNANVSQGGNGNVAAFVQACP, translated from the coding sequence ATGATCCGCACGTCTTTCATTGCAACCGCCCTCGTCGCGCTCGTTGGCCTCACCGCCGCAGCTCCCGCCATGGCCAACGATGTGAGCATCGAACAATATGGATGGTCGAACTCTGCCGGTGGCGCGCAGGAAGGATACGCAAACCGGATCAGAACCTACCAGAGCGGTGGCTACAACCGGATTGTCGGCCGTCAATATGGTCGCCATAACCTTTCGGCTGTCGGTCAGGAAGGGCATGACAACTATGGCGCCACCTATCAGAACGGCAACCGCAACGTGGCCGGGATCGGCCAGTTTGGCTCCAACCACACGACCATCCTGACCCAGGACGGCAATGGCAACATCGCGGCTGGTGTCCAGGTCGGTCGTGGCTGCAATGCCAATGTCAGTCAGGGCGGCAACGGCAATGTCGCGGCCTTCGTCCAGGCCTGCCCATAA
- the tnpC gene encoding IS66 family transposase: MTRTGEPSVAELMAQLAANAAEIAALKAEKEALSRRVVKLEEELALARLHRFAPRSEKHIDRLFNEAEEAADESDRDYGDGVADLPDTGLPAVDGAVGKKRGRRPLPEDLPRERVEYDLPHDQKACPCCNSQMHRMGEAVTEQLHIEVKAKVLQNVRFKYACRHCDRTGINTPVVIASMPPQPLPGSIATASTLAFALVHKYVDGTPLYRVAQTFERAGVPISRGALAHWVIGSSEKHLHRIYDALKLRLRSQPLVHGDETTVQVLKEKNKEATSTSYMWAYRSSEDSDEPIVLLDYQPGRGQVHPQTFLGDYRGILVSDGYTAWRTLHGATHVGCMAHSRRRFVEALKTRKNGGGPPEQALRFFEQLYRIEKQARESKPNTGETQADCVRRFRQQHSLPVLAALKSWLDNIAPKVVPDTKLGDAVSYTLNQWDYLTRYTSDGMMPIDNNILERDIRVFATGRKSWLFSDTADGARASAVIYSLMLTCRACGVDPLSWLRHVLTELPQRKEADDIGNLLPFNFSKPSAD; this comes from the coding sequence ATGACCCGAACCGGCGAGCCGAGCGTTGCAGAACTGATGGCGCAGTTGGCGGCAAATGCCGCCGAAATCGCTGCGCTCAAAGCTGAGAAGGAAGCGCTCTCGCGACGGGTCGTCAAGCTGGAAGAAGAACTGGCGCTCGCAAGGCTGCATCGATTTGCGCCGCGCAGCGAAAAGCACATTGACCGCCTCTTCAACGAAGCCGAAGAAGCCGCGGACGAGAGTGATCGTGATTATGGCGACGGCGTTGCCGATCTCCCGGATACAGGCCTGCCAGCAGTCGATGGCGCCGTGGGTAAAAAGCGGGGCCGCAGACCTCTACCAGAAGACCTGCCGCGCGAGCGTGTCGAATACGACCTTCCCCACGATCAGAAGGCCTGTCCATGCTGCAACAGCCAAATGCATCGCATGGGCGAGGCCGTTACCGAGCAGCTCCATATCGAGGTCAAGGCAAAGGTCCTGCAGAATGTGCGGTTCAAGTACGCCTGCCGCCATTGCGACCGTACCGGGATCAACACGCCTGTCGTTATCGCATCGATGCCGCCGCAACCATTGCCGGGCAGCATTGCCACCGCCTCGACACTGGCTTTCGCGCTCGTCCACAAATACGTCGATGGAACGCCGCTCTACCGCGTGGCTCAGACATTCGAGCGTGCCGGCGTTCCGATCAGCCGAGGTGCTCTCGCTCACTGGGTGATTGGCTCGAGTGAGAAGCACCTGCATCGTATTTATGACGCTCTGAAGCTGCGGCTTCGATCGCAGCCTCTTGTTCATGGCGATGAGACGACCGTTCAAGTCCTGAAAGAAAAGAACAAGGAAGCCACCAGCACGTCTTACATGTGGGCATACCGCAGCAGCGAGGACAGTGACGAGCCAATCGTGCTTCTCGATTATCAACCGGGCCGCGGTCAGGTCCACCCGCAGACCTTTCTCGGCGACTACCGCGGCATATTGGTGAGCGATGGCTATACAGCCTGGCGCACATTGCATGGCGCAACCCATGTCGGATGCATGGCTCATTCACGGCGGCGCTTTGTCGAGGCTCTCAAAACCAGGAAGAATGGAGGCGGACCGCCGGAGCAGGCGCTCCGCTTCTTCGAGCAGCTCTATCGGATCGAAAAGCAGGCACGAGAGAGCAAGCCCAACACCGGTGAAACGCAGGCCGATTGCGTTCGCCGTTTCCGGCAACAGCATAGCTTGCCTGTCCTGGCCGCACTCAAGTCATGGCTCGACAATATCGCGCCAAAGGTCGTACCGGATACCAAGCTAGGCGATGCCGTGTCCTACACCCTGAACCAATGGGATTATCTGACGCGCTACACCAGCGACGGCATGATGCCGATCGATAACAACATTCTGGAACGCGACATCAGAGTTTTTGCGACCGGAAGAAAATCTTGGCTGTTCAGCGATACCGCCGACGGAGCCAGGGCAAGCGCCGTGATCTACAGCCTGATGCTAACTTGCCGAGCCTGCGGCGTCGATCCGCTCTCCTGGCTGCGCCACGTGCTCACTGAGTTGCCTCAGCGCAAAGAAGCCGACGACATCGGCAACCTGCTGCCGTTCAACTTCTCCAAACCCTCCGCCGACTGA
- a CDS encoding DUF6894 family protein — MHQSTAPQKAHRNSRLHIFHLITPVGAVNDLAKADFASLDDARAEAMALAKEYMRRAAGDGRDVSGYAIEICNEAGITLSVVTFRQAR, encoded by the coding sequence ATGCATCAGAGCACTGCGCCTCAGAAGGCGCATAGAAATTCGCGCTTACACATTTTCCACCTGATAACGCCGGTCGGCGCGGTGAACGATCTTGCGAAAGCAGATTTTGCCTCTTTGGACGATGCTCGCGCAGAAGCCATGGCGCTTGCAAAGGAGTATATGAGGAGGGCGGCCGGCGACGGGCGGGATGTTTCGGGTTATGCAATTGAAATTTGCAATGAGGCCGGCATAACCCTTTCTGTCGTGACGTTCCGTCAGGCTCGCTAG
- the tnpB gene encoding IS66 family insertion sequence element accessory protein TnpB (TnpB, as the term is used for proteins encoded by IS66 family insertion elements, is considered an accessory protein, since TnpC, encoded by a neighboring gene, is a DDE family transposase.) produces the protein MFRLGADLKVYLHREPIDFRAGINSLAVLVQETMALDPFAPAVFAFCNRRRDRVKLLFFDRSGFVLILKRLTEDKFRWPRREAAVVTLTTEQLHWILDGIDIDAMIRHPVRQYQIAG, from the coding sequence ATGTTCAGACTGGGCGCTGATCTGAAGGTCTACCTGCATCGAGAGCCCATCGACTTCCGGGCCGGCATCAACAGCCTTGCGGTCCTGGTCCAGGAGACGATGGCGTTGGACCCGTTTGCTCCCGCAGTTTTTGCCTTCTGCAATCGTCGCCGTGACCGGGTTAAGCTGCTGTTCTTTGACCGCTCGGGCTTTGTGTTGATCCTGAAGCGGTTGACGGAAGACAAGTTCCGATGGCCGCGCCGAGAGGCGGCGGTGGTTACACTGACGACCGAGCAGCTCCACTGGATTCTCGACGGGATTGATATCGACGCGATGATCCGTCATCCGGTGCGGCAATATCAGATCGCCGGTTGA
- a CDS encoding curlin has protein sequence MTRNVFKTLTVTLLAASLGQIALSVPAYAGGRISFNLAPDNAEDGGLFSSGLHVYSLYRGLKDADIRQLGRGNAAGIAQIGRGNLGFIQQRGSGHSATLRQNGNNNAYGIFQYGRNTETDVVQDGDNGSGATFSYGW, from the coding sequence ATGACCCGCAACGTGTTTAAGACCCTTACCGTCACTCTTCTTGCCGCGAGCCTGGGGCAAATAGCCTTGTCTGTGCCGGCCTATGCCGGCGGCCGGATCTCGTTCAATCTTGCGCCTGATAATGCCGAGGATGGGGGTCTTTTCTCAAGCGGACTGCACGTCTATTCGCTCTACCGCGGCCTGAAAGACGCCGACATCCGGCAGTTGGGCCGGGGTAACGCCGCCGGCATCGCCCAAATCGGCCGCGGCAACCTCGGCTTCATCCAGCAACGGGGCAGCGGTCATTCCGCAACCTTGCGGCAGAATGGCAACAACAATGCCTATGGCATTTTCCAGTATGGGCGAAATACTGAAACCGACGTGGTGCAGGATGGGGATAACGGCAGCGGCGCTACCTTCAGCTATGGCTGGTAA
- a CDS encoding thioredoxin family protein, with amino-acid sequence MNRRHVLLSFAAVALAIAIPVFAAGNDPLPGFKEAVAAGGPIIVHVTAPWCGECKLQKPVVAKLLSTPDFKDMKEFQVDFDTQKDVLKLLHVQMQSTLIVYKGGKEVDRMTGKTNPAAIEAIMRKAL; translated from the coding sequence ATGAACCGCCGTCACGTCCTTCTTTCCTTCGCCGCTGTCGCCCTCGCGATCGCGATACCCGTCTTTGCTGCCGGTAATGACCCGCTGCCTGGTTTCAAGGAGGCGGTTGCCGCCGGCGGACCGATCATCGTGCACGTCACCGCCCCCTGGTGCGGGGAATGCAAGCTGCAGAAGCCGGTCGTCGCCAAGCTTCTCAGCACACCCGATTTCAAGGACATGAAAGAGTTCCAGGTCGATTTTGATACGCAGAAGGACGTGCTGAAACTGCTGCATGTCCAGATGCAAAGCACGTTGATCGTCTACAAGGGCGGCAAGGAGGTCGACCGGATGACCGGCAAGACCAACCCCGCCGCAATCGAGGCAATCATGCGCAAGGCGCTGTAG
- a CDS encoding sensor histidine kinase: MATRDDHSLWKENHLRSAIDAAGVALWSWNVETDKFAMDERAFEIWGLPQSPEITFEDLSSRIHPADRDRVRAAFSATRAQVGRYEIDFRILLNDLVRWVSARGQGSDLGKVKDTMFGIFLDVTGRKQAEEGHELLAGEMSHRVKNLLTITTSLTTMTSRSTSTTTDMARELIQRLTALGRAHDLVRPLPGHEGKAALIGDLITVLLAPYDDNGAFDRRIRVSVPRMSVGEGTATTMALIIHELATNSLKYGALSVPAGTLDVSGSDGEQDLTIIWTERGGPPVKTPNGGSGFGSSMVRRAVAGQLAGTISYDWSEAGAIITLVISKARLVA, from the coding sequence TTGGCGACCCGAGACGACCACTCCCTTTGGAAAGAAAACCATCTGCGAAGCGCGATCGATGCAGCCGGGGTCGCTCTGTGGTCGTGGAACGTCGAAACCGACAAGTTCGCGATGGATGAACGGGCCTTCGAAATATGGGGCCTGCCTCAAAGTCCGGAGATCACGTTCGAGGATCTGTCGTCCCGGATTCATCCCGCCGACCGCGATCGCGTCAGAGCAGCCTTCTCCGCCACAAGGGCCCAGGTCGGGCGCTACGAAATCGATTTCCGCATTCTGCTGAACGACCTCGTGCGCTGGGTGTCGGCGCGCGGGCAGGGGAGCGACCTGGGTAAGGTCAAAGATACGATGTTTGGGATTTTTCTCGATGTCACTGGCCGAAAACAGGCCGAGGAGGGGCATGAACTGCTCGCCGGCGAAATGAGCCATCGCGTAAAGAATCTTCTGACCATCACCACCAGTCTTACCACCATGACGTCCCGCTCGACATCGACGACAACCGACATGGCCCGCGAACTGATCCAGCGGCTGACGGCCTTGGGCCGCGCCCATGACTTGGTTCGGCCTTTGCCGGGTCACGAGGGAAAGGCAGCGTTGATCGGTGATCTGATAACCGTGCTTCTTGCACCTTACGACGACAATGGCGCGTTCGATCGGCGCATCAGGGTCTCGGTGCCACGGATGAGCGTCGGTGAAGGAACGGCAACCACGATGGCGCTGATCATTCACGAGCTCGCCACCAACTCGCTCAAATACGGCGCCCTTTCCGTTCCTGCCGGCACCCTGGATGTATCCGGCAGTGACGGCGAACAGGACCTGACGATCATATGGACGGAGCGTGGCGGTCCGCCTGTCAAAACCCCGAACGGCGGAAGCGGTTTCGGCAGTTCTATGGTCAGGAGGGCCGTTGCTGGTCAACTTGCCGGCACCATCAGTTACGACTGGTCCGAGGCAGGAGCAATCATCACCCTTGTTATCAGCAAGGCCCGTCTTGTCGCCTGA
- a CDS encoding COG4315 family predicted lipoprotein: MKTLIVSIGLLAATVFSAFAAEPAKMVDTKMGKILADAKGMTLYTFDKDAMGKSNCDDACLKKWPAFHAAAKAKAEGEWSLVKAADGKEMWAYEGKPLYTFVGDKKPGDMTGDGVGGVWHVAK, encoded by the coding sequence ATGAAAACGCTGATCGTCTCCATTGGCCTGTTGGCTGCAACCGTCTTTTCGGCCTTTGCAGCGGAACCGGCAAAAATGGTCGATACGAAGATGGGTAAGATCCTGGCAGACGCCAAAGGTATGACACTCTATACGTTCGACAAGGACGCCATGGGCAAATCAAACTGCGACGATGCCTGCTTGAAGAAATGGCCGGCCTTCCACGCCGCCGCCAAGGCCAAGGCCGAAGGCGAATGGTCACTCGTCAAGGCGGCCGACGGCAAGGAAATGTGGGCTTATGAAGGTAAGCCGCTTTACACCTTCGTCGGAGACAAGAAGCCTGGCGATATGACCGGCGATGGCGTCGGCGGCGTTTGGCATGTTGCCAAGTAG